One genomic region from Kineosporia corallincola encodes:
- a CDS encoding ABC transporter permease: MSTVDAKILAALGSAEKPPPAGAFSSSITFGWRALLKIKHVPEQLFDVTMFPVMFTLMFTYVFGGAVSGSPTEYLHYALPGILVQTIVFITMYTAMTINNDIEKGVFDRIRSLPVWRPSLLVGALLGDTLRYLMASAIVLIVGVLIGYRPPGGVIGVVAAVALLLAFCFALSWLWLILGLWVRTPQAVMGISMMILFPLTFVSSVFAPPDTMPGWLQAFVDVNPVTLLVEAARGLMNDTPDSGDILFVLVASVALTGVFSPIALRMYNRKA, encoded by the coding sequence ATGAGCACGGTCGACGCGAAGATCCTGGCCGCCCTCGGCTCGGCCGAGAAGCCGCCGCCCGCGGGTGCGTTCAGCTCCTCGATCACCTTCGGCTGGCGGGCGCTGCTGAAGATCAAGCACGTGCCCGAGCAGCTCTTCGACGTGACCATGTTCCCGGTCATGTTCACGCTGATGTTCACCTACGTGTTCGGCGGCGCGGTGTCCGGCTCACCGACGGAGTACCTGCACTACGCCCTGCCCGGAATCCTGGTGCAGACCATCGTCTTCATCACCATGTACACCGCGATGACGATCAACAACGACATCGAGAAGGGGGTGTTCGACCGGATCCGCTCGCTCCCGGTCTGGCGCCCCTCGCTGCTCGTGGGCGCGCTGCTCGGCGACACCCTGCGCTACCTGATGGCCTCGGCGATCGTGCTGATCGTCGGCGTGCTGATCGGTTACCGGCCGCCGGGCGGCGTGATCGGCGTGGTCGCGGCGGTGGCTCTGCTGCTGGCCTTCTGCTTCGCGCTCAGCTGGCTGTGGCTGATCCTCGGGCTGTGGGTGCGCACTCCGCAGGCGGTGATGGGCATCTCGATGATGATCCTGTTCCCGCTCACCTTCGTCAGCTCGGTGTTCGCGCCGCCCGACACCATGCCCGGCTGGTTGCAGGCGTTCGTCGACGTCAATCCGGTCACGCTCCTGGTCGAGGCGGCGCGGGGGCTGATGAACGACACGCCCGACTCCGGCGACATCCTGTTCGTGCTCGTCGCGTCGGTCGCCCTGACCGGCGTGTTCTCACCGATCGCCCTGCGGATGTACAACCGCAAGGCCTGA